The Schistocerca americana isolate TAMUIC-IGC-003095 chromosome 5, iqSchAmer2.1, whole genome shotgun sequence genome includes a window with the following:
- the LOC124616300 gene encoding ctenidin-1-like has product MFLQHGGLRRRSSPFDNGGRIRRLPRRRLPVAVATARPLLWVGVTLALAAAEVAQGGLLGGGGGGAGGYGRGPAGGGAGGFGGPGGAGAGGFGGGYGGGAGGGDGPAQPYQFQYAVKDPASGNDFSQQESSDGQTVTGQYQVLLPDGRNEVVKYTASDATGYVADVQFQGEAQYPSGGGSRPGGGFGGGAGGGFGGGAGGGFGGGPGSNVYLPPSGK; this is encoded by the exons ATGTTCCTGCAGCACGGGGGTCTCCGCCGAAGGTCATCGCCGTTCGACAATGGTGGCCGCATCCGGCGTCTCCCCCGGCGGCGGCTGCCGGTGGCTGTCGCAACGGCGCGGCCG CTGCTGTGGGTGGGCGTGACGCTGGCGCTGGCGGCGGCCGAGGTGGCGCAGGGCGGCCTtctgggcggcggcgggggcggcgccgggggcTACGGACGCGGGCCAGCCGGGGGCGGCGCCGGAGGCTTCGGCGGACCGGGCGGCGCGGGGGCGGGCGGCTTCGGCGGCGGCTACGGCGGCGGAGCTGGAGGTGGAGACGGCCCA GCGCAGCCCTACCAGTTCCAGTACGCGGTCAAGGACCCGGCCAGCGGCAACGACTTCAGCCAGCAGGAGAGCAGCGACGGCCAGACGGTGACGGGGCAGTACCAGGTGCTGCTGCCCGACGGCCGCAACGAGGTGGTCAAGTACACGGCCAGCGACGCCACGGGCTACGTGGCCGACGTGCAGTTCCAGGGCGAGGCGCAGTACCCGTCCGGGGGCGGTAGCAGGCCCGGCGGCGGCTTCGgaggcggcgccgggggcggcttCGGGGGCGGCGCTGGCGGCGGCTTCGGGGGCGGTCCCGGCTCCAACGTGTACCTGCCACCCAGCGGCAAGTAG